One genomic window of Phragmitibacter flavus includes the following:
- a CDS encoding serpin family protein produces the protein MLRAFGAAMVFGMVGGDLWTQETGKGEKAVEASNAFAMDLYGVLREGKGNVVCSPVGLHSLLMLIQEGASGETLEELKRGLHWKVEGEERFDEVRALRGFLVMDAGAGRWLQSGQYLWLSEQRWIRPVFMKTAEEVFGLSPRAMDFTDPARAIREINGLVARDTRQRIPSFLGEGAVTKETRMVAASTLYLKGNWGLAFDPRESKQGMFQTLSPGVSKPVMMMQQESDLRGFMNDRWQAVELPFDEGMEGFAMTFLLPRVRGGLAGLEVGLSTDLLKEVHSTARTRKVLVRIPRFSFSMVGSYRESVGRLGIKRVFEQDRAELQGISPEPPPFLGDEWHEATVEVNEVGAEASAATAVPAAPFGPGDGEEQRDQTRPMIFNADHPFVFVVRHRLSGLVLFMGRVAEP, from the coding sequence ATGTTGAGAGCATTCGGTGCAGCGATGGTTTTTGGGATGGTTGGTGGAGATTTGTGGACGCAAGAGACTGGGAAGGGAGAGAAGGCGGTGGAGGCTTCGAATGCGTTTGCGATGGATCTGTATGGAGTGTTGCGGGAGGGGAAGGGGAATGTGGTTTGTTCGCCGGTGGGGTTGCACTCGTTATTGATGCTGATTCAAGAGGGGGCTTCAGGGGAGACTTTGGAAGAATTGAAGCGGGGGTTGCATTGGAAGGTGGAGGGGGAGGAGAGGTTTGATGAGGTGCGGGCGTTGAGGGGTTTTCTGGTGATGGATGCGGGGGCGGGGAGGTGGTTGCAGTCGGGGCAGTATTTGTGGCTTTCGGAGCAGCGGTGGATCCGGCCGGTATTCATGAAGACGGCGGAAGAGGTGTTTGGACTGAGTCCAAGGGCGATGGATTTTACGGATCCGGCGCGGGCGATCAGGGAGATCAACGGGTTGGTGGCGAGGGATACACGGCAGCGGATTCCGAGCTTTCTGGGCGAGGGGGCGGTTACCAAGGAGACGAGGATGGTGGCGGCGAGCACGCTGTATTTGAAGGGGAATTGGGGACTGGCGTTTGATCCGAGGGAGTCGAAGCAGGGGATGTTTCAGACGCTGTCACCGGGGGTTTCAAAACCGGTGATGATGATGCAGCAGGAAAGCGATCTTCGTGGGTTTATGAATGACCGGTGGCAGGCGGTGGAGTTGCCGTTCGATGAGGGAATGGAGGGGTTCGCGATGACGTTTTTGCTGCCGCGAGTGCGAGGAGGTCTGGCGGGTTTGGAGGTGGGGTTGTCGACGGATTTGCTGAAGGAAGTTCACTCAACAGCAAGAACGCGGAAGGTTTTGGTGAGGATTCCGCGGTTTTCGTTTTCGATGGTAGGTTCGTATCGGGAAAGTGTTGGCCGATTGGGGATCAAACGAGTGTTTGAGCAGGATCGTGCGGAGTTGCAGGGCATCTCGCCTGAGCCGCCGCCTTTCCTTGGTGACGAGTGGCACGAGGCGACGGTGGAGGTAAACGAGGTTGGGGCGGAGGCAAGTGCAGCGACGGCGGTTCCGGCTGCTCCGTTTGGTCCGGGCGATGGGGAAGAACAGCGGGACCAAACGCGACCAATGATCTTCAATGCGGATCATCCGTTCGTATTTGTGGTGCGGCACCGGCTAAGCGGGCTGGTGCTGTTTATGGGGCGGGTTGCAGAACCATGA